The Streptomyces sp. NL15-2K genome contains a region encoding:
- the gnd gene encoding phosphogluconate dehydrogenase (NAD(+)-dependent, decarboxylating), producing the protein MQVGIVGLGRMGGNMAARWRDQSHEVVGYSRTSPDRDVNSLEELVGKLAAPRVMWLMLPAGDPTHEALRQLAGLLSPGDVIVEGGNSRFSDDTEHARMLAEHGIGYVDCGVSGGIWGRENGYAVMCGGADEHVRRVWPLLESLAPEQDGICHAGPVGAGHYAKMVHNGIEYGMMQSLAEGYELLEASEYVPDVPKVLASWRHGTVVRSWLLDLLVRALEQDSELAGLSGRVDDSGEGRWTVEEAVRLAVSAPAMTGALFARFASRKPDAAQLKALAAMRQQFGGHAVHAAPAASGGNG; encoded by the coding sequence ATGCAGGTAGGAATCGTCGGTCTCGGACGCATGGGCGGCAACATGGCTGCCCGCTGGCGCGACCAGAGCCACGAGGTGGTCGGCTACAGCCGCACCTCCCCCGACCGTGACGTCAACTCCCTGGAGGAACTGGTCGGCAAGCTCGCCGCCCCGCGTGTGATGTGGCTGATGCTGCCCGCGGGGGACCCCACCCACGAAGCGCTGCGGCAGCTGGCCGGCCTCCTCTCCCCCGGCGATGTGATCGTCGAGGGCGGCAACTCCCGCTTCAGCGACGACACCGAGCACGCCCGGATGCTCGCCGAGCACGGCATCGGATACGTCGACTGCGGTGTCAGCGGCGGCATTTGGGGCCGGGAGAACGGCTATGCGGTGATGTGCGGCGGCGCGGACGAGCACGTCCGGCGCGTGTGGCCGCTGCTGGAGTCACTCGCCCCGGAGCAGGACGGCATCTGCCACGCCGGTCCGGTGGGCGCCGGCCACTACGCCAAGATGGTCCACAACGGCATCGAGTACGGCATGATGCAGTCCCTCGCAGAGGGCTACGAACTGCTGGAGGCCAGCGAGTACGTTCCCGACGTGCCCAAGGTGCTCGCCTCCTGGCGGCACGGCACGGTCGTACGGTCATGGCTGCTCGACCTCCTCGTGCGTGCCCTGGAGCAGGACTCCGAGCTGGCCGGTCTGTCCGGCCGGGTCGACGACTCGGGCGAGGGCCGCTGGACCGTCGAGGAGGCCGTACGCCTGGCGGTCTCCGCCCCCGCCATGACCGGCGCGCTGTTCGCCCGCTTCGCCTCCCGCAAGCCGGACGCCGCCCAGCTGAAAGCACTCGCCGCGATGCGGCAGCAGTTCGGTGGGCACGCCGTGCACGCCGCTCCGGCCGCCTCCGGCGGCAACGGCTGA